A single Mus caroli chromosome 15, CAROLI_EIJ_v1.1, whole genome shotgun sequence DNA region contains:
- the Mfsd5 gene encoding molybdate-anion transporter, with the protein MLVTAYLSFVGLLASCLGLELSRCRARPPGRACSNPSFLQFQLDFYQVYFLALAADWLQAPYLYKLYQHYHFLEGQIAILYVCGLASTVLFGLVASSLVDWLGRKKSCVLFSLTYSLCCITKLSQDYFVLLVGRALGGLSTALLFSAFEAWYIHEHVERHDFPAEWIPATFARAAFWNHVLAVAAGVAAEAVASWIGLGPVAPFVAAIPLLALTGALALRNWGENYDRQRAFSKTCAGGLRCLLSDRRVLLLGVIQALFESVIFIFVFLWTPVLDPHGAPLGIVFSSFMAASLLGSSLYRIATSKRYHLQPMHLLSLAVLIVVFSLFMLTFSTSPGQENPVESFIAFLLIELACGLYFPSMSFLRRKVIPETEQAGVLNWFRVPLHLLACLGLLVLHDSDRKTGTRNMFSICSAVMVTTLLAVAGLFTVVRHDAELRVPSPTGEPYAPEL; encoded by the coding sequence ATGCTGGTGACTGCCTATTTGTCTTTTGTGGGCCTCCTGGCCTCCTGCCTGGGTCTGGAGCTGTCAAGATGCAGAGCCAGGCCCCCTGGAAGAGCTTGCAGCAACCCCTCCTTCCTTCAGTTTCAACTAGACTTCTATCAAGTctactttctggccctggcagcGGACTGGCTCCAAGCTCCCTACCTGTATAAACTCTATCAGCATTACCACTTCCTGGAGGGTCAGATTGCAATCCTCTACGTCTGTGGTCTTGCCTCCACAGTCCTCTTTGGCCTAGTGGCCTCCTCCCTTGTGGACTGGCTGGGTCGTAAGAAGTCCTGTGTCCTCTTCTCCCTCACTTACTCTCTATGTTGCATAACCAAGCTCTCTCAGGACTACTTCGTGCTGCTGGTGGGCCGAGCACTCGGTGGGCTGTCCACGGCTCTCCTTTTCTCAGCCTTTGAGGCCTGGTACATCCACGAGCACGTGGAGAGGCATGACTTCCCCGCCGAGTGGATCCCAGCCACCTTTGCCCGAGCCGCCTTCTGGAACCACGTGCTGGCTGTGGCGGCTGGTGTGGCAGCGGAGGCCGTGGCTAGTTGGATAGGGCTGGGGCCGGTCGCACCCTTTGTGGCTGCCATCCCTCTTCTGGCTCTGACTGGGGCCTTGGCTCTACGAAACTGGGGAGAGAATTATGACCGCCAGCGTGCCTTCTCCAAGACCTGTGCTGGAGGCCTGCGCTGCCTGCTGTCTGACCGCCGGGTGTTGCTGTTGGGTGTCATACAAGCATTGTTCGAGAGTGTcatcttcatctttgtcttcctctGGACACCTGTGCTGGACCCACACGGGGCCCCGCTGGGCATTGTGTTCTCCAGCTTCATGGCTGCCAGCCTTCTGGGTTCTTCGCTATACCGCATCGCCACCTCCAAGAGGTACCACCTTCAGCCCATGCACCTGCTTTCCCTTGCTGTCCTCATTGTCGTCTTCTCTCTCTTCATGTTGACTTTCTCCACCAGCCCAGGCCAAGAAAATCCTGTGGAGTCCTTCATTGCCTTTTTACTTATTGAGTTGGCCTGCGGGCTCTACTTTCCCAGTATGAGCTTCCTGCGAAGGAAAGTGATCCCCGAGACGGAGCAGGCCGGGGTTCTCAATTGGTTCCGAGTGCCCCTGCATTTGCTGGCCTGTCTAGGGCTCCTCGTCCTCCACGACAGCGATCGGAAAACAGGCACCAGGAATATGTTTAGCATCTGCTCTGCCGTCATGGTGACGACTCTGCTGGCAGTGGCAGGACTCTTCACTGTGGTGAGACACGACGCTGAGTTGCGGGTGCCCTCACCCACCGGGGAGCCCTACGCCCCTGAACTTTGA